A region from the Acyrthosiphon pisum isolate AL4f chromosome A1, pea_aphid_22Mar2018_4r6ur, whole genome shotgun sequence genome encodes:
- the LOC100570331 gene encoding uncharacterized protein LOC100570331 encodes MYFFNYQVHFEENQFERKRIDGWIKLKWNAIPTIFNISNPPKSVMAKRKSKYKILDPPLNVRSNEIENTTGASMQSLQSIPDDTTLSVGPNEIENTTDKNMQSLQSSLQMENEMLRKENDHLKRANEQLVKYLEQTNENFKQLEDRSKLLEKFLNKDQIMALSTNKLHEWSKETTYCQITKAKIQS; translated from the exons atgtatttttttaattaccaggTCCATTTTGAAGAGAACCAATTTGAAAGAAAAAGGATAGATGGCtggattaaattaaaatggaaCGCCATTcccacaatttttaatatttcaaatccaCCAAAGAGTGTGATGGCAAAAAGAAAATCCAAATACAAG ATACTTGATCCTCCTTTGAATGTCCGAtcaaatgaaattgaaaatacaactGGTGCAAGTATGCAGTCATTACAGTCT ATACCCGATGATACTACATTGAGTGTTGGAccaaatgaaattgaaaatacaactGATAAAAATATGCAGTCATTGCAGTCT tcattacaaatggaaaatgaaatgtTGAGAAAGGAAAACGACCATTTAAAAAGAGCAAATGAGCAGTTGGTTAAATATCTAGAACAAactaatgaaaattttaaacaactaGAGGATCGATCAAAGTTGTTAGAAAAGTTTCTGAATAAAGACCAAATTATGGCGTTGTCAACTAACAAATTACATGAATGGTCTAAAGAAACTACATATTGTCAAATCACTAAAGCTAAGATTCAGTCTTAG